In Bufo gargarizans isolate SCDJY-AF-19 chromosome 6, ASM1485885v1, whole genome shotgun sequence, a single genomic region encodes these proteins:
- the LOC122940114 gene encoding keratin, type I cytoskeletal 19-like, whose translation MSSSYSIKQSTRSSGSSGGLGLGVHGGGSSRLSVGSYKPSSIHGGSGGRNISISTSRVMSSGASGLGSSLGGGFGGLADGVDGGYSSNYYFGGGHRGDGLLQGSEKETMQNLNDRLSSYLDKVRSLEKANTELEIKIREWYEKQAPRPDHDYSHYYKTIEDLRNKILNATMDNASLLLQIDNSRLAIDDFRTKYETEMNLRMNVEGDINGLRRVLDELTLCRSDLELQLESMKEEMAYLKKNHEEEMNSLRGQVGGHVNVEMDAAPGIDLSKILSDMRDQYEGLAAENRKQVEAWYFKQTEELNKEVASHSEQIQSSKTEMTDLKRTFQSLEIELQAQLNMKVALEGTLAETEGRYCMQLSQIQDMISSVEAQLAELRSDMERQSYEYKILMDVKTRLEQEIETYRRLLEGEGASISYKESPQTIRNIRTIIEDTIDGKVVSSREKVQQSTY comes from the exons ATGTCCTCCTCATACAGTATCAAGCAGAGCACTAGATCCTCTGGATCCTCAGGTGGATTGGGATTAGGTGTCCATGGTGGTGGCTCAAGTCGGTTGTCTGTAGGTAGTTACAAGCCATCTAGCATCCATGGAGGCAGTGGTGGCAGAAATATCTCCATCTCCACTTCTAGAGTGATGTCCTCTGGGGCTAGCGGGCTTGGAAGTAGCCTAGGTGGAGGATTTGGTGGTCTAGCTGATGGGGTAGATGGTGGCTATTCATCTAATTATTACTTTGGAGGTGGACATAGAGGAGATGGTCTTCTCCAAGGAAGTGAGAAGGAGACTATGCAAAACCTGAACGACCGTCTGTCCTCATATTTGGACAAAGTACGCTCCCTGGAGAAGGCCAATACTGAACTGGAGATTAAGATTCGTGAATGGTATGAAAAACAAGCACCAAGGCCAGATCATGACTACAGCCATTATTACAAAACCATTGAAGACCTTCGCAACAAG ATCCTCAATGCTACCATGGACAATGCCAGCCTGCTCCTTCAGATTGATAACTCCAGATTGGCTATTGATGACTTCAGGACCAA GTATGAAACTGAAATGAACCTGCGTATGAACGTTGAAGGTGACATCAATGGACTACGCAGAGTCTTGGATGAACTTACTCTTTGTAGATCAGATCTGGAGTTGCAGCTTGAGAGCATGAAGGAAGAAATGGCTTACCTGAAGAAGAACCATGAAGAG GAAATGAATTCTCTTCGTGGACAAGTTGGCGGCCATGTCAATGTAGAGATGGATGCTGCCCCAGGTATTGACCTAAGTAAGATTTTGTCTGACATGAGAGACCAATACGAAGGGCTGGCTGCAGAGAACCGTAAGCAAGTTGAGGCCTGGTACTTCAAGCAG ACAGAGGAACTGAACAAAGAAGTTGCAAGCCACAGTGAACaaatccagtccagcaaaacagaAATGACCGACCTCAAACGTACCTTCCAAAGCCTGGAGATTGAACTTCAGGCACAACTAAACATG AAAGTGGCACTGGAAGGCACCTTAGCAGAAACAGAAGGCCGGTACTGTATGCAGCTCTCTCAGATACAGGACATGATCAGCAGTGTTGAAGCTCAGCTGGCAGAATTAAGGTCAGATATGGAACGCCAGAGCTATGAGTACAAAATACTCATGGATGTGAAAACCCGTCTGGAACAGGAAATCGAAACCTACAGGCGTCTCTTGGAGGGTGAAGGTGCCAG TATTTCATACAAAGAAT